One Nitrospira sp. DNA window includes the following coding sequences:
- a CDS encoding sulfite oxidase has product MRKSVSSSRRTLFKRIAAMIGGLAVWRQMRPALAQQAVSPETGPQTVRVMRPYDAETPVREFTSYVTPNHRFFVRSHFGPPAPELIAEANWRLHVGGLIEHPLELTLKDLNAFERVTITAVVQCSGNGRAFHRPKVPGVQWERGAVGNAQWTGVRLRDVLAKAGLRPAAKHVQLQGADRPVVSSVPLFTRSIPLEKAVHPDTILAYEMNGRPLPLLHGAPLRVITPGWMADSCTKWLTDITVQADEAKGYYMQTAYRVPVTAIQANSGLPGTSMVPVEAMVVKSLIASPVNGDQVGRGPVTVQGVAWSGEAAVATVELSFDDGKTWEPARLVGEDEPYAWRQWQFLWKPKGAGAVTILCRATDAAGQVQPQESPWNPSGFLWNGWDSVSVTVQIR; this is encoded by the coding sequence ATGAGGAAGTCCGTGTCATCCTCCCGTCGAACGCTGTTCAAGCGGATAGCCGCTATGATCGGCGGGCTCGCGGTCTGGCGTCAGATGCGACCGGCGCTGGCCCAGCAGGCGGTATCCCCGGAAACCGGTCCGCAGACCGTACGCGTGATGCGACCGTACGATGCGGAAACGCCCGTGCGCGAATTCACATCATATGTGACCCCCAATCATCGGTTTTTCGTGCGAAGTCATTTCGGGCCGCCCGCGCCCGAATTGATTGCCGAGGCCAATTGGCGGCTGCATGTCGGGGGATTGATCGAACATCCGCTGGAACTCACGCTCAAGGATCTCAACGCGTTCGAGCGGGTGACGATCACCGCCGTCGTCCAATGCAGCGGCAACGGGCGCGCGTTTCATCGTCCGAAGGTGCCGGGTGTGCAATGGGAGCGCGGCGCGGTCGGCAATGCGCAATGGACCGGTGTGCGGCTGCGGGACGTGCTGGCCAAAGCCGGCCTACGGCCGGCCGCGAAGCACGTGCAACTCCAAGGCGCTGATCGCCCGGTGGTGTCATCGGTCCCATTATTTACGCGTAGTATTCCGCTGGAGAAAGCCGTTCATCCGGACACGATCCTTGCGTATGAGATGAATGGACGCCCCTTGCCCCTGTTGCATGGCGCGCCGTTGCGGGTGATCACGCCGGGTTGGATGGCGGATTCCTGCACCAAGTGGCTGACCGATATCACGGTCCAGGCGGATGAAGCCAAGGGGTATTACATGCAGACGGCGTATCGTGTGCCGGTCACGGCAATTCAGGCGAACTCCGGTCTGCCTGGCACCTCGATGGTGCCAGTTGAAGCGATGGTGGTGAAGTCGCTCATCGCCTCGCCCGTCAACGGCGATCAGGTCGGGCGAGGACCGGTCACTGTGCAGGGCGTGGCCTGGAGCGGAGAAGCCGCTGTGGCGACCGTGGAGCTTTCGTTCGACGACGGCAAGACCTGGGAGCCGGCGCGGCTGGTCGGCGAAGACGAGCCCTATGCCTGGCGGCAATGGCAGTTCCTGTGGAAGCCCAAGGGGGCCGGGGCCGTGACGATCCTTTGTCGTGCGACGGATGCCGCGGGACAGGTTCAACCTCAAGAGAGCCCGTGGAATCCCAGCGGGTTCTTGTGGAACGGGTGGGACAGCGTGTCTGTGACGGTGCAGATACGATGA
- a CDS encoding c-type cytochrome encodes MTRISVLIGAVLLGVAGVAAMTAAQEDDLATVSVALAPRAEGLIVARCSVCHSPDLVAQQRLPKDRWAATVDKMKHWGAEIADDEADLLVRYLSARYHPAAPDHLPPLDQELRKAEPLTQEPADTGPLVGVATRGAGVFEHNCQACHGAGATGGMGPKLAKNPILKHDDLFWETVLHGRGPMPAWGSVLSQQDIADVHTWLLTK; translated from the coding sequence ATGACGCGTATCTCGGTGCTCATCGGCGCAGTGCTGTTGGGAGTTGCCGGTGTGGCCGCGATGACGGCGGCGCAGGAAGACGATCTGGCGACGGTGAGCGTCGCGCTGGCGCCGCGTGCCGAAGGGCTGATCGTGGCGCGTTGCTCGGTGTGCCACAGTCCGGATCTGGTGGCTCAACAGCGCTTGCCGAAAGACCGCTGGGCAGCGACCGTCGACAAGATGAAACATTGGGGGGCGGAGATTGCCGATGATGAAGCCGACCTGCTCGTGCGGTACCTGTCGGCCCGTTATCACCCGGCTGCGCCGGATCATCTCCCGCCGCTCGATCAGGAATTGAGAAAAGCGGAGCCGCTGACACAGGAGCCGGCGGACACCGGTCCGCTCGTCGGCGTGGCGACAAGAGGGGCGGGCGTTTTCGAACATAATTGCCAGGCCTGTCACGGCGCCGGTGCGACCGGCGGGATGGGGCCGAAGCTGGCGAAGAATCCGATTCTGAAACATGACGATCTGTTCTGGGAGACCGTACTGCATGGGCGAGGGCCGATGCCGGCCTGGGGATCGGTGTTGAGTCAGCAAGATATTGCCGACGTACACACATGGTTACTGACGAAGTAG
- a CDS encoding DUF2892 domain-containing protein produces MACNVGGVERPIRIVVGVIALGIGAFAGLPPVGTGVALVVGTIALVTGAIGFCPLWTVFGINTCPVTPGKKG; encoded by the coding sequence ATGGCATGCAATGTTGGAGGGGTTGAACGACCCATTCGAATCGTTGTCGGAGTCATTGCCCTGGGAATCGGAGCTTTTGCGGGATTGCCGCCGGTGGGTACCGGGGTGGCGCTCGTCGTTGGGACCATTGCCCTGGTCACCGGGGCTATTGGATTCTGCCCGCTCTGGACTGTTTTCGGGATCAATACCTGTCCGGTCACCCCTGGGAAGAAGGGCTAG
- a CDS encoding four helix bundle protein: MWQAAIELARRTYAFTSHEAFRRHAGLRDQLERATLSISNNVAEGFERGSTNELLAFLYIARGSAGEVRSMHCLLERVSEFSLLKSEICDMRSAAENISRQLYGWIEQLKNAGITGQRHLNDSTRARTAAKKDQDAFLEELDRIRQSDPKQSEI; encoded by the coding sequence GTGTGGCAAGCGGCCATTGAGCTAGCCAGGAGAACCTACGCCTTCACCAGTCACGAAGCCTTCCGTCGCCACGCCGGTTTGCGCGATCAGTTGGAGCGCGCCACGCTCTCCATCTCGAATAACGTCGCAGAGGGCTTCGAACGCGGCAGCACGAACGAACTGCTCGCCTTTCTGTACATCGCCCGTGGTTCTGCCGGTGAAGTGCGATCCATGCATTGCCTCCTAGAACGCGTCTCCGAGTTCTCCCTCCTGAAATCTGAGATTTGTGATATGAGATCAGCTGCCGAGAACATTTCACGGCAGCTCTATGGCTGGATCGAACAATTGAAGAACGCCGGCATCACCGGCCAGCGACATCTGAACGACAGTACCCGAGCCCGCACTGCGGCAAAGAAGGATCAAGACGCTTTCCTTGAAGAACTCGACCGTATCCGCCAATCAGACCCAAAACAATCTGAAATCTGA
- a CDS encoding OsmC family protein encodes MKLQVAYHGGMRYDVTSGRHRVVTDQPEEDGGHDAGMSPVELFVGSVASCVGYFVGQFCARHDISRDGLGVDAEWEMAEGPHRVGTIALVIRLPHRLTPDMKERLLKVAHGCTVHQSLSGSPVVTIQLNPHAQGVHP; translated from the coding sequence ATGAAACTCCAAGTGGCGTATCACGGAGGTATGCGCTACGACGTCACCAGCGGTCGGCATCGTGTGGTGACCGATCAGCCGGAAGAAGATGGCGGCCACGATGCGGGGATGAGTCCGGTCGAACTCTTTGTCGGCTCGGTCGCCAGCTGCGTCGGGTACTTCGTTGGGCAGTTCTGCGCGCGGCATGACATTTCCCGTGACGGCCTCGGGGTGGATGCCGAGTGGGAGATGGCCGAGGGACCGCATCGCGTGGGGACGATCGCACTGGTGATCCGGTTGCCGCATCGTCTCACGCCGGACATGAAAGAGCGCTTGTTGAAGGTCGCCCACGGGTGCACGGTACACCAATCCCTCTCCGGCTCTCCGGTCGTCACGATCCAACTCAATCCTCATGCCCAGGGAGTACATCCATGA
- a CDS encoding class I SAM-dependent DNA methyltransferase — protein MKSKVPLTTAQQLGSLIKSARDIMRKDKGLNGDLDRLPMLTWIMFLKFLDDLEQIRETDAKLAGKRFRHTIESPYRWRDWAAKPDGITGDELIAFVNNEEARGPDGKKGPGLFAYLRSLQGANGGDRRDVVATVFKGTVNRMINGYLLRDVINKVHGIHFTASGEIHTLGHLYESMLKEMRDAAGDSGEFYTPRAVVRFMVTVTDPRLGETLLDPACGTGGFLVEAFDHLRKQCKRAEHYAVLQSESLLGGEAKPLPYLLAQMNLLLHGLETPKIDPLNSLRFPLKEIGDKDRVDIILTNPPFGGEEERGILSNFPEDKQASETALLFLQLIMRKLRRPGAPSESRDSKSQISKGGRAGVVVPNGILFGDGVCARIKEELLKDLTSTPLSVFPMASSLPTQAFRRIFCSSIDPARQKLSGTTSSYSPKTEKTTPRPSRFSSRRLQTASPGGTSAKRTIVPGKSPPPPFSKMAVTSTSRTLAAKWTLSIFPPMSLRRISSARKRRSAISYLR, from the coding sequence ATGAAATCGAAGGTCCCCCTCACAACCGCCCAGCAACTCGGCAGCCTCATCAAGTCTGCGCGCGACATCATGCGCAAGGACAAAGGGCTCAACGGCGACCTCGACCGCCTGCCCATGCTCACCTGGATCATGTTTCTCAAATTCTTGGATGATTTGGAGCAGATCCGCGAGACCGACGCCAAGCTCGCCGGTAAACGCTTCCGTCATACCATCGAATCGCCCTATCGCTGGCGCGACTGGGCTGCCAAGCCCGACGGCATCACCGGCGACGAATTGATCGCCTTCGTGAACAACGAAGAAGCCCGCGGTCCCGACGGCAAGAAAGGCCCCGGCCTCTTCGCCTACCTCCGCAGCCTTCAGGGTGCGAACGGCGGAGACCGGCGCGACGTGGTCGCTACCGTCTTCAAAGGCACCGTCAACCGTATGATCAACGGTTATCTCCTCCGCGACGTCATCAATAAAGTCCACGGCATTCACTTTACCGCCTCCGGCGAAATCCATACCCTCGGCCATCTGTACGAGTCCATGCTGAAAGAAATGCGCGACGCCGCTGGCGATTCTGGCGAGTTCTACACTCCGCGCGCTGTCGTCCGCTTCATGGTTACGGTCACCGACCCACGATTGGGCGAAACGCTTCTCGATCCCGCCTGCGGCACTGGCGGCTTCTTAGTCGAAGCCTTCGATCATTTGCGAAAGCAATGCAAGCGGGCCGAGCATTATGCTGTCCTCCAATCCGAGAGCCTCCTGGGCGGGGAGGCTAAACCGCTTCCGTATTTGCTCGCGCAAATGAATCTCCTCTTGCATGGTTTGGAAACGCCCAAGATCGATCCCCTCAACAGCCTCCGGTTCCCGTTGAAAGAAATCGGCGATAAAGATCGTGTGGACATCATCCTGACTAATCCCCCCTTCGGCGGCGAAGAAGAGCGCGGCATCCTCTCTAATTTTCCCGAAGACAAACAGGCTTCCGAAACTGCCTTGCTCTTTCTCCAGCTCATTATGCGCAAGCTTCGCCGCCCTGGCGCCCCTTCAGAAAGTCGCGATTCCAAATCTCAAATCTCAAAAGGCGGTCGAGCGGGCGTGGTCGTTCCGAACGGTATCCTCTTCGGCGACGGCGTCTGCGCCCGTATCAAAGAAGAACTATTGAAAGACTTAACCTCCACACCATTATCCGTCTTCCCAATGGCGTCTTCGCTCCCTACACAGGCATTCCGACGAATCTTCTGTTCTTCGATCGATCCGGCCCGACAAAAACTGTCTGGTACTACGAGCAGCTACTCCCCGAAGACCGAAAAAACTACACCAAGACCCAGCCGATTCAGTTCGAGGCGTTTGCAGACTGCATCGCCTGGTGGCACAAGCGCAAAGAGAACGATCGTGCCTGGAAAGTCCCCGCCTCCGCCATTCTCAAAAATGGCTGTAACCTCGACATCAAGAACCCTCGCGGCAAAGTGGACTTTGAGCATCTTCCCCCCGATGTCCTTGCGGAGGATATCCTCCGCAAGGAAACGAAGATCTGCGATCTCATATCTCAGATAA
- a CDS encoding cytochrome c: MRVVGIIVSLLIGTVSAGFGGGGLKDLPAPGKDSDAVTGREIYSNTCIRCHGIDGKGAMGIRLVPKPADLTSPGIQNRLDASLFKRIHDGKPNTAMGAWSTALSDDEIWDVLAYVRTLKQGP, translated from the coding sequence ATGCGTGTTGTCGGAATCATAGTCAGCCTTTTGATCGGGACTGTCTCGGCCGGATTCGGTGGCGGCGGATTGAAAGATCTTCCGGCTCCGGGGAAGGACTCTGATGCCGTGACCGGTCGAGAGATCTATTCCAATACCTGTATTCGCTGTCACGGGATCGACGGCAAGGGAGCGATGGGAATTCGCCTCGTTCCAAAGCCGGCCGACCTCACTTCCCCGGGCATTCAGAACCGTTTGGATGCCAGTCTCTTCAAGCGGATTCACGACGGCAAGCCCAATACGGCGATGGGGGCATGGAGTACGGCGTTATCAGACGACGAAATCTGGGATGTGTTGGCCTATGTGCGGACATTGAAGCAGGGGCCTTGA
- a CDS encoding DEAD/DEAH box helicase family protein, whose product MINEADTCRKYVLPKLIASGWDNDPRSFTEQKTFTDGRIVLIGEKVRRRAQKRADYLLRYTRDFVIAVVEAKAAYKTPSDGLQQAKEYAAILDLKFAYATNGHGIVEFDFLTGQERQLETFPAPDELWKRLCVDERLKDATAADQLLTPYNHLSGKSPRYYQDIAINRTVRAILQKRPRILLTMATGTGKTVVAFQICWKLWQARWNRTGEYRRPKILYLADRNILIDDPKDKIFTPFGDARWKIENGEVNKGREMYFAIYQAIAKDEHRPGLYKEYARDFFDLIIVDECHRGSARDESNWREILNYFEPAYQLGMTATPLREDNRDTYAYFGNPIYTYSLRQGIDDGFLAPYRVHRVVSTWDAAGWRPSQGDLDRYGRAIPDDEYPTKDFERVVALRARTQAIARHLTDFMKKTDRFAKTIVFCVDQPHADEMRQALNNLNTDLTRQHADYVCRVTSEEGDIGRGHLGRFQELETATPVILTTSQLLTTGVDAPTCKNIVLARVVNSMTEFKQMIGRGTRVRDDYGKLYFNILDYTGSATRLFADPDFDGDPVLITEEQVDEAGETVPKTYEIVEEQPVMAEKEDTFQISDDREGERRKYYFDGGQVEIVAHIVHELDPDGKQLRVVKFTEYAADKVRTLYPSAPELREQWADPEKRSEIIRRLEERGIDFDNLAAAANHPEADPFDLLCHVAFNAPLRTRRERADRLKKEKKDFFDQYGSEAKVILNDLLEKYAEHGTAQFILPDVLHVPPISERGNILEIASLFGGPDHLRQAVVQLQTLLYAA is encoded by the coding sequence ATGATCAACGAAGCTGACACCTGCCGAAAATATGTCCTCCCGAAGCTCATTGCTTCGGGCTGGGATAACGACCCACGCTCCTTCACCGAACAGAAAACATTTACAGATGGTCGGATCGTCTTAATTGGCGAAAAAGTCCGCCGCCGGGCACAGAAACGAGCGGACTATCTCTTGCGCTACACGCGCGATTTCGTCATAGCCGTTGTTGAAGCCAAAGCGGCATACAAAACACCGAGTGACGGACTGCAACAAGCGAAGGAGTATGCGGCGATCCTCGATCTCAAGTTCGCCTATGCAACCAATGGGCATGGGATCGTCGAGTTCGACTTTCTCACTGGGCAAGAGCGGCAGCTTGAAACGTTCCCAGCGCCGGATGAACTCTGGAAGCGCCTCTGTGTAGACGAACGTCTGAAAGACGCGACCGCAGCAGACCAGCTGCTTACGCCCTACAACCATCTCTCCGGAAAGAGCCCCCGCTACTATCAGGACATTGCCATCAATCGAACGGTGCGAGCGATTCTCCAGAAGAGGCCACGCATTCTGCTGACGATGGCGACCGGGACGGGGAAGACGGTGGTTGCGTTTCAGATTTGTTGGAAGCTGTGGCAGGCACGCTGGAATCGGACCGGAGAATATCGCCGTCCGAAAATCCTCTACCTAGCCGACCGCAACATTTTGATCGACGATCCCAAGGATAAGATTTTTACTCCGTTCGGCGATGCGCGCTGGAAGATTGAGAACGGCGAGGTCAACAAGGGCCGCGAGATGTACTTCGCCATCTATCAGGCGATTGCCAAGGATGAGCACCGCCCAGGCCTGTATAAGGAATATGCCCGCGATTTCTTCGATCTGATCATCGTGGACGAGTGTCATCGGGGAAGCGCGCGCGATGAAAGCAATTGGCGGGAGATTCTGAACTATTTTGAACCGGCCTATCAGCTCGGTATGACGGCCACGCCGTTGCGAGAGGATAATCGCGATACCTATGCCTACTTCGGCAATCCGATCTACACATACAGCCTCCGTCAGGGCATCGACGATGGATTCCTCGCTCCTTACCGAGTGCATCGGGTAGTCAGCACATGGGACGCGGCAGGATGGCGGCCAAGCCAGGGCGACCTCGATCGCTACGGGCGCGCGATTCCAGACGACGAATATCCTACAAAGGACTTTGAGCGAGTCGTTGCGCTACGGGCGCGGACGCAGGCCATCGCGCGCCACCTGACGGATTTCATGAAGAAGACAGACCGTTTTGCCAAGACGATTGTGTTCTGTGTGGATCAGCCGCACGCCGACGAGATGCGGCAAGCCCTGAACAACCTCAATACGGATTTGACCAGGCAACATGCCGATTACGTCTGTCGGGTAACGTCGGAAGAAGGCGACATCGGGCGCGGGCATTTGGGCCGATTCCAAGAATTAGAAACTGCTACGCCGGTGATCCTCACGACATCGCAGTTGCTTACGACCGGTGTCGATGCGCCGACGTGCAAGAACATCGTGTTGGCGCGAGTCGTCAATTCGATGACCGAATTCAAGCAGATGATCGGGCGCGGCACGCGCGTGCGCGACGATTACGGCAAACTGTACTTCAATATCCTGGACTACACAGGCTCCGCCACGCGCCTCTTTGCCGATCCGGACTTCGACGGCGATCCGGTCTTGATCACCGAAGAGCAGGTCGATGAAGCAGGAGAGACGGTGCCAAAGACCTACGAGATCGTCGAAGAGCAGCCGGTCATGGCGGAGAAGGAAGACACATTTCAAATCTCAGATGACAGAGAAGGGGAGCGCCGAAAATATTATTTTGATGGTGGGCAGGTCGAGATTGTCGCGCATATCGTCCATGAGCTCGATCCGGACGGAAAGCAGTTGCGCGTGGTCAAGTTTACCGAGTACGCGGCAGACAAAGTACGGACCCTCTATCCCTCCGCGCCGGAACTGCGCGAGCAATGGGCTGACCCTGAGAAGCGATCGGAAATTATTCGGCGACTAGAAGAACGTGGCATCGATTTCGACAATCTGGCGGCGGCTGCCAATCACCCGGAGGCAGACCCGTTCGATTTGCTTTGCCACGTGGCGTTCAATGCGCCATTGCGGACCAGGCGTGAGAGGGCGGACCGGCTGAAGAAAGAAAAGAAGGACTTCTTCGACCAATACGGCTCCGAAGCCAAGGTGATTCTCAACGACCTGCTGGAGAAGTATGCCGAACATGGAACGGCGCAATTTATCTTGCCGGATGTGCTGCATGTCCCGCCGATCTCCGAACGGGGGAACATCTTGGAAATTGCCAGTCTGTTCGGCGGACCAGACCACTTGCGCCAAGCGGTCGTGCAATTGCAGACTCTGCTCTACGCGGCATAG
- a CDS encoding c-type cytochrome codes for MRIYLWTCVIVVGFLVGEGGCTPTPKVVSTLESGHRGDGLTSADMVFAPPSPELIPGDQRGEQIRLGYKIVVDTQDYGRPYVGNRLNCTNCHLDAGMNPNTASFVGISRLYPEYRARADRQMSLADRIGECFERSMNGTAPPPDSSKLQAVVAYIEWLSQNVPPGSTVPWRGIPRLTSGHVPDPVNGKKQFATKCVFCHGADGQGTMAGPPVWGPHSYNIAAGMARITVAAPFIKSNMPRGWGWTLTDDEAFDVAAYVNSQPRPDFPGKQHDWPKGGKPADVPY; via the coding sequence ATGCGAATATATCTCTGGACATGCGTCATTGTGGTTGGGTTCCTGGTCGGTGAAGGTGGATGCACGCCAACCCCGAAGGTCGTTTCGACTCTTGAGTCCGGCCATAGGGGTGACGGGTTAACTTCCGCCGACATGGTGTTTGCGCCGCCATCGCCGGAGCTGATCCCCGGCGATCAACGAGGCGAGCAGATTCGCTTAGGCTACAAAATCGTAGTCGATACGCAGGACTATGGGCGGCCCTATGTGGGCAATCGGTTGAATTGCACGAACTGCCACCTCGATGCCGGAATGAATCCGAACACCGCCTCCTTTGTCGGCATCAGCCGGTTGTATCCGGAATATCGTGCACGGGCCGATCGTCAGATGTCCTTGGCCGACCGCATCGGCGAATGTTTCGAGCGCAGCATGAACGGCACAGCCCCTCCCCCCGATAGCTCGAAGCTCCAGGCCGTCGTGGCCTACATCGAATGGCTTTCGCAAAACGTCCCGCCGGGTAGTACGGTGCCATGGCGCGGGATTCCACGTCTGACCTCCGGTCACGTTCCAGATCCCGTGAACGGGAAAAAGCAGTTCGCCACGAAGTGTGTGTTCTGCCATGGAGCGGATGGACAGGGGACCATGGCCGGGCCGCCGGTCTGGGGGCCGCATTCTTACAATATTGCGGCAGGGATGGCTCGTATCACGGTGGCGGCGCCGTTCATCAAGTCCAATATGCCGAGAGGCTGGGGGTGGACACTGACCGATGATGAGGCCTTCGATGTGGCGGCCTATGTGAACAGCCAGCCGCGTCCGGATTTCCCCGGCAAGCAACACGACTGGCCGAAGGGCGGCAAACCGGCGGATGTGCCGTATTAA